One genomic window of Gallus gallus isolate bGalGal1 chromosome 34, bGalGal1.mat.broiler.GRCg7b, whole genome shotgun sequence includes the following:
- the TIMELESS gene encoding LOW QUALITY PROTEIN: protein timeless homolog (The sequence of the model RefSeq protein was modified relative to this genomic sequence to represent the inferred CDS: deleted 1 base in 1 codon), which translates to MDWYMMNCELLATCSALGYLEGDAYHREPDCLESVKDLIRYLRHEDESRDVRQQLGAAQILQNDLLPLLVQYPQDRTLFDAVVRLMVNLTQPALLCFGKVPSDATARHHFLQVLSYLQAYKEAFASEKVFGVLSEKLYEVLQLDWEQRQEEDTLLIERILLLVRNVLHVPPDPAEEQGVDGDASVHDRVLWALHISGMDDLLKFLASAPAEQQWALHVLEIISLMFRDQNPEQLAALGQGRAGAECGEDTRELQSLRQREQAEQRARVLQRPSRHSRFRGSYVIQGLKAIGEHDVVFHKGLHNLQSYSHDLGKETRRVPRRRWAPPEQGPPRRSARNVRLFLSHFCQDFLEGCYNRLMLLVKDQLLREKAQQHDETYYLWATSFFMAFNRGRGFRAELVSETVGVRAFHFIEQHLTNYYEMALMDKKEVATWARRMHLALKAYQELLRTVQEMDRSPEPAVRDSSQVIKNHIFYLMEYRELLLALFRKFDETKQPRSFLRDLVETAHLFLQMLERFCRGRSGLVVQSKRVRRRKKPRAPAAPQPPGAAELEELWAAVAPQLQDCLQGTVPLPEDVVPFDAASETPVEEQRAAALLRIQECLREGRAPQALRLLRSAREVWPEGDVFGPPGVEPPEETQLLREICFAELPRPTAPPEAEEPEEPEEEEEEEEEEEEAVRVSEKEFNFMDYLKRFACVPVVRACVLLLRGYAQNSARTNHCAARLLHRLSRQLRMEALLFQLSLFTLFHRLLSDPSAHQELVALAKFILGKFFALAATNKKAFVELLFWKNATAVREMSEGYSSLRDGEGAGARRTPAWNPQEEQALRELFWKYKEAEGQDIIASILAELPGRTRRQVVQQLVRMGLASSARDFPRPRKGTNIVLWTEEQELELERLFEEFRGSDDILGNIMRNLTARRSRARVVEKLLALGLVAERRELHKKRRRKSCGPQTGEADAAAVPAHNSSAEDSEEEEEEEEEEEEDEAEDDPMEEPWDPKEGTGLALVQRLQQEGLDGPLQWLQNCLRRTARDRETEGMSFPVPLVPLSEENEDAMEHRGFRALLREVGLRPPANEQESFWRIPAALTPQQLRRAAASITPPSPQGPPQELPQRELPPQELPAAPQDHPAGAEPLPSPLGSDSESEEPLSLPAPSGSKRRRQLDSEDEDGDVDSISIEAELPPPDPPSEEDEDPHPMGRRKRIRRLLEEEEEEEED; encoded by the exons ATGGACTGGTACATGATGAACTGCGAGCTGCTGGCCACCTGCAGCGCCCTGGGCTACCTGGAGGGCGACGCGTACCACCGCGAACCCGACTGCCTCG AGAGCGTGAAGGATCTGATCCGGTACCTCCGGCACGAGGATGAGAGCCGCGACGTgcggcagcagctgggagcagcgcAGATCCTGCAGAACGATCTGCTGCCGCTGCTCGTGCAGTACCCGCAGGACCGGACCCTCTTCGATGCCGTCGTCAG GCTGATGGTGAACCTGACGCAGCCGGCGCTGCTCTGCTTCGGCAAAGTGCCGTCGGATGCCACCGCCCGGCACCACTTCCTGCAGGTGCTGTCCTACCTGCAGGCGTACAAAGAG GCGTTCGCCAGTGAGAAGGTGTTTGGGGTGCTGAGCGAGAAGCTGTACGAAGTGCTGCAgctg gactgggagcagaggcaggaggaggacaCGCTGCTGATCGAGCGGATCCTGCTGCTGGTGCGCAATGTGCTGCATGTGCCCCCCGACCCCGCTGAGGAGCAG GGTGTGGATGGCGATGCCAGCGTGCACGACCGCGTGCTGTGGGCTCTGCACATCAGTGGCATGGACGACCTGCTCAAGTTTCTGGCCAGCGCGCCGGCCGAGCAGCAGTGGGCTCTGCACGTCCTCGAGATCATCTCCCTCATGTTCCGTGACCAG AACCCGGAGCAGCTGGCAGCGCTGGGACAGGGCCGGGCAGGCGCGGAGTGCGGGGAGGACACGCGGGAGCTGCAGAGTCTGCGGCAAcgggagcaggcagagcagagagcacgGGTGCTGCAGCGCCCATCCAG GCACTCCCGTTTCCGTGGCTCCTACGTCATCCAGGGGCTGAAGGCCATCGGGGAGCACGACGTCGTCTTCCATAAGGGGCTGCACAAC CTGCAAAGCTATAGCCACGACCTGGGCAAGGAGACGCGCCGGGTGCCGCGGCGCCGCTGGGCC CCCCCCGAGCAGGGACCCCCCCGGCGCTCCGCCCGCAACGTCCGGCTCTTCCTGAGCCACTTCTGCCAGGACTTCCTGGAGGGCTGCTACAACCGCCTGATGCTGCTGGTCAAG GACCAATTACTGCGGGAGAAGGCGCAGCAGCACGACGAGACGTATTACCTCTGGGCCACCTCCTTCTTTATGGCCTTCAACCGCGGCCGGGGGTTCCGTGCTGAGCTGGTGTCGGAGACGGTGGGCGTGCGTGCCTTCCACTTCATCGAGCAGCACCTCACCAACTACTACGAGATGGCACTGATGGACAAGAAGGAGGTGGCCACCTGGGCGCGCAG GATGCACCTGGCCCTGAAGGCGTACCAGGAGCTGCTGCGCACGGTGCAGGAGATGGACCGCTCcccagagccagcagtgcgGGACAGCAGTCAGGTCATCAAGA acCACATCTTCTATCTGATGGAGTACCGGGAGCTGCTCCTCGCTCTCTTTCGGAAGTTCGATGAGACGAAGCAGCCCCGCTCCTTCCTGCGGGACCTGGTGGAGACGGCGCATCTCTTCCTGCAAATGCTGGAGCGCTTCTGCCGCGGCCGCTCCGGCCTCGTGGTGCAG AGCAAAcgtgtgaggaggaggaagaagcccCGTGCCCCCGCAGCGCCGCAGCCGCCGGgcgcagcagagctggaggagctgtgggcagcGGTGGCCCCGCAGCTCCAGGATTGCCTGCAG GGCACGGTGCCGCTCCCTGAGGATGTGGTGCCTTTTGATGCCGCCTCGGAGACTCCGGTGGAGGAGCAGCGCGCGGCGGCTCTGCTGCGCATCCAGGAGTGCCTGAGGGAGGGGAGGGCCCCCCAGGCCCTGCGGCTGCTGCGCTCTGCCAG GGAAGTGTGGCCCGAAGGGGACGTTTTTGGCCCCCCCGGCGTGGAGCCCCCCGAAGAGACGCAGCTGCTGCGGGAGATCTGCTTTGCTGAGCTGCCCC GGCCCACAGCCCCCCCCGAGGCTGAGGAGCCGGAGGAGCccgaggaagaggaggaggaagaggaggaggaggaggaagcggTGCGGGTATCCGAGAAGGAGTTCAATTTCATGGACTACCTGAAGCG GTTTGCCTGCGTGCCCGTGGTCCGTGcctgcgtgctgctgctgcggggCTACGCACAGAACAGCGCCCGCACCAACCACTGCGCCGCGCGGCTGCTGCACCGCCTGTCCCGGCAGCTGCGCATGGAGGCTCTGCTCTTCCAGCTCTCCCTTTTCACTCTCTTCCACCGCCTCCTCAGCGACCCCAGCGCCCACCAG GAGCTGGTGGCCTTGGCCAAGTTTATCCTGGGTAAGTTCTTTGCGCTGGCAGCCACCAACAAGAAGGCATTCGTGGAGCTGCTCTTCTGGAAGAACGCTACGGCCGTGCGTGAGATGAGCGAAGGCTACAGCTCCCTGCGGGACGGGGAGGg GGCTGGAGCACGCCGGACCCCCGCCTGGAACCCGCAGGAGGAGCAGGCGCTGCGGGAGCTGTTCTGGAAGTATAAGGAGGCAGAAG GTCAGGACATCATTGCCTCCATCCTGGCGGAGCTGCCGGGCCGCACACGGCGACAAGTGGTGCAGCAGTTGGTGCGCATGGGGCTGGCGAGCAGCGCCAGGGACTTCCCACGGCCAAG GAAGGGCACCAACATTGTGCTGTGGACggaggagcaggagctggagctggagcgGCTCTTCGAGGAGTTCAGGGGTTCGGATG acATCCTGGGGAACATCATGAGGAACCTGACGGCGCGGCGCTCACGGGCACGCGTGGTGGAGAAGCTGCTGGCGCTGGGGTTGGTGGCAGAGCGCAGGGAGCTGCACAAGAAGCGCCGGAGGAAGAGCTGCGGCCCCCAAACA GGTGAGGCAGATGCTGCAGCAGTTCCAGCCCATAACAGCTCTGCTGAGgacagcgaggaggaggaggaggaggaggaggaagaggaggaagatgaagcAGAGGATGACCCCATGGAGGAGCCTTGGGACCCCAAGGAGGGGACGGGGCTGGCCCTGGTGCAGCGCCTACAGCAGGAAG GGCTGGATGGGCCCCTGCAGTGGCTGCAGAACTGCCTGAGGAGGACGGCGCGGGACCGTGAGACAGAag GGATGTCCTTCCCAGTGCCGCTGGTGCCGCTCTCAGAGGAGAATGAAGATGCCATGGAGCACCGCGGCTTCCGCGCTCTGCTGCGGGAGGTGGGGCTGCGGCCCCCCGCCAACGAGCAG GAGTCCTTCTGGCgcatccctgctgccctcaCCCCCCAGCAGCTGCGTCGTGCAGCCGCCTCCATCACCCCCCCGAGCCCCCAGGGACccccccaggagctgccccaACGGGAGCTGCCCCcccaggagctgccagcagcaccgcAGGACCACCCCGCTGGAG cagagccGCTGCCGTCCCCGCTGGGATCGGACTCGGAGAG CGAGGagcccctctccctccctgcacCGTCAGGCAGCAAACGGCGGCGGCAGCTCGACAGCGAGGATGAGGATGGTGACGTGG ATTCCATTTCCATagaggcagagctgccccccccggaccccccctCAGAGGAGGAcgaggacccccaccccatggGCAGGAGGAAACGCATCCGCCGCCTcttggaagaggaggaggaggaggaggaagattga
- the MIP gene encoding lens fiber major intrinsic protein, whose protein sequence is MRELRSSSFWRAILAEFLGSLLYTLLGLGASLRWAPGPHGVLGSALAFGLAQATLVQALGHVSGGHINPAITLAFLLASQLSLPRALGYLLAQLLGALAGAGVLYGVTPAAVRGTLGLSALHPSVGPGQGTVVELLLTAQFILCVFASFDDRHDGRPGSAALPVGFSLALGHLFGIPFTGAGMNPARSFAPAVITRNFTNHWVFWAGPLLGAALAALLYELALCPRARSMAERLAVLRGEPPAAAPPPEPPAEPLELKTQGL, encoded by the exons aTGCGGGAGCTGCGCTCGTCCTCCTTTTGGAGGGCCATCCTGGCCGAGTTCCTGGGCAGCCTCCTCTACaccctgctggggctgggggcttcACTGCGCTGGGCCCCGGGCCCCCACGGGGTCCTGGGGTCCGCCTTGGCCTTCGGCCTGGCCCAAGCCACCCTGGTGCAGGCGCTGGGGCACGTCAGCGGAGGGCACATCAACCCGGCCATCACGCTGGCCTTCCTGCTGGCCtcgcagctctccctgccccgTGCCCTGGGCTAcctgctggctcagctgctGGGTGCCCTGGCGGGGGCCGGCGTCCTCTATGGGGTGACACCGGCCGCCGTGCGCGGCACGCTGGGCCTCAGTGCG CTGCACCCCAGCGTGGGCCCGGGCCAGGGCACGgtggtggagctgctgctgacggCTCAGTTCATCCTCTGCGTCTTCGCCAGCTTCGACGACCGCCATGACGGGCGCCCTGGCTCTGCTGCGCTGCCCGTTGGCTTCTCTCTCGCCCTCGGCCACCTCTTTGGG ATCCCATTCACTGGTGCTGGCATGAACCCCGCGCGGTCCTTTGCGCCCGCTGTCATCACCCGCAACTTCACCAACCACTGG GTGTTCTGGGCGGGTCCGCTGCTGGGCGCGGCGCTGGCGGCTCTGCTGTACGAGCTGGCGCTGTGTCCGCGGGCGCGCAGCATGGCGGAGCGCCTGGCCGTGCTGCGGGGggagccgcccgccgccgcgccgccccccgaACCGCCGGCGGAACCGCTGGAGCTGAAGACGCAGGGGCTGTAG